Proteins co-encoded in one Dasypus novemcinctus isolate mDasNov1 chromosome 18, mDasNov1.1.hap2, whole genome shotgun sequence genomic window:
- the SCAF1 gene encoding splicing factor, arginine/serine-rich 19 isoform X1 yields the protein MALEACTPGTRGGGDWGSLPLGSVTMEEEDESRGKTEESGEDRGDGPPDRDPTLSPSAFILRAIQQAVGSSLQGDLPNDKDSSRGHGLRWRRCRSPRSEPRAQESGGTDMAAVLDVAADGFLAGLVSVLDPPDTWVPSRLDLQPGESEDMLELVAEVRIGDRDPIPLPMPSLLSRLRAWRTGKTVAPQSHTSRLACARHLLTLGTGDGGPAPPPAPSSASSSPSPSPSSSSPSPPPPPPPPAPPAPPAPRFDIYDPFHPTDEAYSPPPALEQKYDPFEPTGSNPSSSAGTPSPEEEEEDEEEEEEEEEEEEGLSQSISRISETLAGIYDDNSLSQDFPGDESPPPDPPPPQPTAAPGTPPQVDSTRADGATRRRVFVVGTEAEACREGTVSVEVVTAGGAAFPPALLPPADSEIEEGEIVQPEEEPRAALSSLFRSSSRAPRLAPTSSATPAAQPPPPPPAVRAPEGDDFLSLHAESDGEGALQVDLGEPAPAPPAADTRWGSLDLRRKILTQRRERYRQRSPSPAAPAAPATPGPPTRKKSKREHKRGGGEAKEASSSCSTQPAPPAPAASWDSKKHRSRDRKPGSHASSSARRRSRSRSARRRSRSRSAERRRGGSRRSRSREKRRRRRRSASPPPATSSSSSSRRERHRGKHRDGGSSKKKKKRSRSRGEKRSGEAGDKALTPAQQPLGPTSGGERDSRRRGAVPPSIQDLTDHDLFAIKRTITVGRPDKPDPRGASPAPTSPPKREVLYDSEGLSGEERGGKGSEKDRRRAGAASSSSSSREKGSRRKALDVGDRDRDRDRASKKARPPKEAAPPSGPPPKPPVSSGSGSSSSSSSCSSRKVKLQSKVAVLIREGVSSTTPAKEAAAASLGSIGVKFSRDRESRSPFLKPDERAPAEVAKVAPGSTKPKKTKVKAKAGAKKAKGTKGKTKPSKTRKKVRSSGSGGGSGGPMLLKKSKADSCSQAAGAKGAEETSWSGEERAAKAPSTPPPKAAPPPPALTPDSQTVDSSCKTPEVSFLPEEALEAGGGRGGAEEEEEEEGEEEEEEEQQPATTTATSTAAAAPSAAPSAGSTAGDSGAEDGPAPRVSQLPTLPPPMPWNLPAGVDCTTSGVLALTALLFKMEEANLASRAKAQELIQATNQILSHRKPPSSLGVTPAPMPPSLGLPSGPSSYLLPGSLPLGGCGSTPPTPTGLAAASDKREGSSSSEGRGDTDKYLKKLHTQERAVEEVKLAIKPYYQKKDITKEEYKDILRKAVHKICHSKSGEINPVKVSNLVRAYVQRYRYFRKHGRKPGDPPGPPRPPKEPGPPDKGGPGLPLPPL from the exons ATGGCGCTGGAGGCCTGTACTCCTGGGACCCGAGGAGGAGGGGATTGGGGATCCTTACCACTAGGTTCG GTGACCATGGAGGAGGAAGATGAGTCTCGAGGGAAGACGGAGGAGTCGGGCGAGGATCGGGGCGATGGCCCGCCAGACAGAGACCCCACGCTCTCTCCCTCTGCCTTTATCCTG CGGGCCATTCAGCAGGCCGTGGGGAGTTCCCTGCAGGGGGATCTGCCAAATGATAAAG ACAGCTCGCGAGGCCATGGCCTTCGATGGAGGCGCTGCCGGAGCCCACGGTCAGAGCCCCGCGCCCAGGAATCAGGGGGGACTGACATGGCTGCT GTGTTGGATGTGGCCGCAGATGGCTTCCTCGCGGGGCTGGTGAGTGTTCTGGATCCCCCGGATACCTGGGTTCCCAGCCGCCTGGACCTGCAGCCTGGCGA AAGTGAGGACATGCTGGAGCTGGTGGCTGAGGTCCGAATTGGAGACAGGGATCCCATCCCTCTGCCAATGCCCAGCCTGCTGTCCCGCCTCAGGGCCTGGAGGACGGGCAAAACGG TTGCTCCACAGTCCCACACGTCTCGACTCGCCTGTGCCCGCCATCTCCTGACCTTGGGCACTGGAGATGGGGGacctgccccgccccccgccccctcttctgcctcctcctccccttccccgtccccctcatcctcctccccttccccgcccccgcccccacctcccccggcccctccagcccctcctgcGCCCCGCTTCGACATCTACGACCCCTTCCACCCCACCGACGAGGCCTATTCCCCACCGCCCGCCCTGGAGCAGAAGTACGACCCCTTCGAGCCTACCGGCTCCAACCCCAGCTCGTCAGCCGGGACTCCCTCgccggaggaggaggaggaggacgaggaagaggaggaggaggaggaggaagaggaggaaggccTGTCCCAGAGCATCAGCCGTATCTCGGAGACGCTGGCGGGCATCTATGACGACAACAGCCTGAGCCAGGACTTCCCGGGCGATGAGAGCCCCCCGCCGGACCCTCCGCCCCCACAGCCGACGGCAGCGCCTGGAACCCCGCCCCAGGTGGACTCCACACGGGCCGACGGCGCCACCCGCCGGCGCGTCTTCGTGGTGGGCACGGAGGCGGAGGCCTGTCGGGAAGGCACGGTCTCAGTGGAGGTGGTGACGGCGGGAGGCGCTGCCTTCCCACCTGCCTTGCTGCCCCCCGCCGACTCGGAGATCGAGGAGGGCGAGATCGTGCAGCCCGAGGAGGAGCCCAGGGCGGCCCTCTCCTCGCTCTTCCGGTCCAGCAGCCGGGCGCCCCGGCTAGCCCCCACGTCCTCGGCCACTCCTGCTGCAcagcccccgcccccaccgcctGCCGTGCGGGCACCCGAAGGCGACGACTTCCTGTCTCTCCACGCGGAGTCCGACGGCGAGGGGGCCCTACAGGTGGACCTCGGGgagcccgcccccgccccgcccgccgccgACACCCGCTGGGGCAGCCTGGACCTCCGCCGCAAGATCCTGACCCAGCGGCGGGAGCGCTACCGCCAGCGCTCGCCCTCCCCGGCCGCCCCGGCCGCCCCCGCCACCCCAGGCCCGCCCACCCGCAAGAAGTCCAAGCGGGAGCACAAGCGAGGCGGCGGGGAGGCCAAGGAGGCCTCGTCCTCCTGCAGTACCCAgcccgccccgccggcccccgcCGCCTCCTGGGACTCCAAGAAGCACCGCTCACGGGACCGCAAGCCCGGCTCGCACGCCTCGTCCTCCGCTCGCCGCCGCTCCCGCTCCCGCTCTGCCCGCCGCCGCTCCCGCTCCCGCAGCGCTGAGCGCCGCCGGGGCGGTAGCCGGAGGTCGCGGTCCCGGGagaagcggcggcggcggcggcgctcggcctccccacccccggccacctcctcgtcctcctcctccaggcGCGAGCGGCACCGTGGCAAGCACCGGGACGGTGGTAGcagcaagaagaagaagaagcgGTCACGGTCGCGGGGCGAGAAGCGGTCCGGGGAGGCGGGGGACAAGGCCCTGACGCCCGCCCAGCAGCCCTTGGGGCCCACCTCGGGCGGGGAGCGCGACAGCCGCCGCCGGGGGGCCGTGCCGCCCTCCATCCAGGACCTCACGGACCACGACCTCTTCGCCATCAAGCGGACCATCACGGTGGGCCGGCCTGACAAGCCCGACCCCCGGGGTGCCTCGCCCGCCCCCACCTCGCCGCCCAAACGCGAGGTCCTGTACGACTCGGAGGGGCTGAGTGGCGAGGAGCGGGGCGGCAAAGGCAGCGAGAAGGACCGGCGCCGGGCGGgggctgcctcctcctcctcgtcctccCGGGAGAAGGGGTCACGGCGGAAGGCGCTGGACGTGGGTGACCGGgacagggacagggacagggCATCCAAGAAAGCCCGGCCCCCCAAGGAGGCGGCACCCCCCTCGGGGCCCCCACCAAAGCCCCCGGTCAGCAGCGGCTCAGGCTCCTCGTCCTCGTCGTCCTCCTGTTCCTCTCGGAAGGTGAAGCTGCAGTCCAAGGTGGCTGTGCTGATCCGCGAGGGCGTCAGCAGCACCACGCCCGCCAAGGAGGCCGCCGCCGCCAGCCTGGGCTCCATTGGTGTCAAGTTCAGCCGCGACCGCGAGAGCCGCTCTCCCTTCCTCAAGCCTGACGAGCGGGCCCCGGCCGAGGTGGCCAAAGTAGCTCCGGGCAGCACCAAACCCAAAAAGACCAAGGTCAAGGCCAAGGCCGGGGCCAAGAAAGCTAAGGGGACCAAGGGGAAGACCAAGCCTTCCAAGACCAGGAAAAAGGTGCGGAGCAGTGGGAGCGGCGGGGGCAGTGGCGGCCCCATGCTGCTGAAGAAGTCCAAGGCGGACAGCTGCAGCCAGGCGGCCGGGGCCAAGGGGGCCGAGGAGACCTCCTGGTCTGGCGAGGAGCGGGCGGCCAAGGCCCCCAGCACCCCGCCCCCCAAGGCCGCCCCTCCGCCCCCCGCTCTCACCCCGGACTCTCAGACTGTGGACAGCAGCTGCAAGACGCCCGAGGTCTCCTTCCTGCCCGAGGAGGCGCTCGAGGCAGGTGGGGGTCGTGGTGgggcggaggaggaggaggaggaggagggagaagaagaggaggaggaggagcagcagccggccaccaccaccgccaccagcACGGCCGCCGCCGCCCCCAGCGCTGCCCCCAGCGCGGGCTCCACAGCGGGCGACTCGGGGGCGGAGGACGGCCCGGCCCCCCGCGTCTCCCAACTGCCCACGCTGCCCCCACCCATGCCATGGAACCTGCCAGCCGGTGTGGACTGCACCACCAGCGGCGTCCTGGCCT TGACTGCGCTTCTCTTCAAGATGGAAGAAGCCAACCTGGCTAGCCGGGCGAAGGCCCAGGAGCTGATCCAGGCCACCAACCAG ATCCTCAGCCACAGGAAGCCACCCTCAAGTCTGGGGGTGACACCAGCTCCGATGCCCCCCTCTCTGGGTCTGCCCTCTGGCCCCTCCAGCTACCTGCTTCCCGGCAGCCTCCCCCTGGGGGGCTGTggctccaccccccccacccccacagggcTGGCTGCAGCGTCTGACAAGAGAGAAGGCAGCAGCAGCTCCGAGGGACGTGGGGACACAGACAAG TATCTGAAGAAGCTGCACACGCAGGAGCGGGCGGTCGAGGAGGTAAAACTGGCCATCAAGCCGTACTATCAGAAGAAGGACATCACCAAGGAGGAGTACAAGGACATTCTGAGGAAGGCCGTCCACAAG ATCTGCCACAGCAAAAGCGGGGAGATCAACCCTGTGAAGGTGAGCAACCTGGTGCGAGCCTACGTCCAGCGCTACCGCTACTTCCGCAAGCACGGCCGCAAGCCTGGGGACCCCCCCGGGCCCCCCCGGCCGCCCAAGGAGCCGGGGCCTCCTGACAAGGGTGGGCcaggcctgcccctgccccctctctga
- the SCAF1 gene encoding splicing factor, arginine/serine-rich 19 isoform X2, producing the protein MEEEDESRGKTEESGEDRGDGPPDRDPTLSPSAFILRAIQQAVGSSLQGDLPNDKDSSRGHGLRWRRCRSPRSEPRAQESGGTDMAAVLDVAADGFLAGLVSVLDPPDTWVPSRLDLQPGESEDMLELVAEVRIGDRDPIPLPMPSLLSRLRAWRTGKTVAPQSHTSRLACARHLLTLGTGDGGPAPPPAPSSASSSPSPSPSSSSPSPPPPPPPPAPPAPPAPRFDIYDPFHPTDEAYSPPPALEQKYDPFEPTGSNPSSSAGTPSPEEEEEDEEEEEEEEEEEEGLSQSISRISETLAGIYDDNSLSQDFPGDESPPPDPPPPQPTAAPGTPPQVDSTRADGATRRRVFVVGTEAEACREGTVSVEVVTAGGAAFPPALLPPADSEIEEGEIVQPEEEPRAALSSLFRSSSRAPRLAPTSSATPAAQPPPPPPAVRAPEGDDFLSLHAESDGEGALQVDLGEPAPAPPAADTRWGSLDLRRKILTQRRERYRQRSPSPAAPAAPATPGPPTRKKSKREHKRGGGEAKEASSSCSTQPAPPAPAASWDSKKHRSRDRKPGSHASSSARRRSRSRSARRRSRSRSAERRRGGSRRSRSREKRRRRRRSASPPPATSSSSSSRRERHRGKHRDGGSSKKKKKRSRSRGEKRSGEAGDKALTPAQQPLGPTSGGERDSRRRGAVPPSIQDLTDHDLFAIKRTITVGRPDKPDPRGASPAPTSPPKREVLYDSEGLSGEERGGKGSEKDRRRAGAASSSSSSREKGSRRKALDVGDRDRDRDRASKKARPPKEAAPPSGPPPKPPVSSGSGSSSSSSSCSSRKVKLQSKVAVLIREGVSSTTPAKEAAAASLGSIGVKFSRDRESRSPFLKPDERAPAEVAKVAPGSTKPKKTKVKAKAGAKKAKGTKGKTKPSKTRKKVRSSGSGGGSGGPMLLKKSKADSCSQAAGAKGAEETSWSGEERAAKAPSTPPPKAAPPPPALTPDSQTVDSSCKTPEVSFLPEEALEAGGGRGGAEEEEEEEGEEEEEEEQQPATTTATSTAAAAPSAAPSAGSTAGDSGAEDGPAPRVSQLPTLPPPMPWNLPAGVDCTTSGVLALTALLFKMEEANLASRAKAQELIQATNQILSHRKPPSSLGVTPAPMPPSLGLPSGPSSYLLPGSLPLGGCGSTPPTPTGLAAASDKREGSSSSEGRGDTDKYLKKLHTQERAVEEVKLAIKPYYQKKDITKEEYKDILRKAVHKICHSKSGEINPVKVSNLVRAYVQRYRYFRKHGRKPGDPPGPPRPPKEPGPPDKGGPGLPLPPL; encoded by the exons ATGGAGGAGGAAGATGAGTCTCGAGGGAAGACGGAGGAGTCGGGCGAGGATCGGGGCGATGGCCCGCCAGACAGAGACCCCACGCTCTCTCCCTCTGCCTTTATCCTG CGGGCCATTCAGCAGGCCGTGGGGAGTTCCCTGCAGGGGGATCTGCCAAATGATAAAG ACAGCTCGCGAGGCCATGGCCTTCGATGGAGGCGCTGCCGGAGCCCACGGTCAGAGCCCCGCGCCCAGGAATCAGGGGGGACTGACATGGCTGCT GTGTTGGATGTGGCCGCAGATGGCTTCCTCGCGGGGCTGGTGAGTGTTCTGGATCCCCCGGATACCTGGGTTCCCAGCCGCCTGGACCTGCAGCCTGGCGA AAGTGAGGACATGCTGGAGCTGGTGGCTGAGGTCCGAATTGGAGACAGGGATCCCATCCCTCTGCCAATGCCCAGCCTGCTGTCCCGCCTCAGGGCCTGGAGGACGGGCAAAACGG TTGCTCCACAGTCCCACACGTCTCGACTCGCCTGTGCCCGCCATCTCCTGACCTTGGGCACTGGAGATGGGGGacctgccccgccccccgccccctcttctgcctcctcctccccttccccgtccccctcatcctcctccccttccccgcccccgcccccacctcccccggcccctccagcccctcctgcGCCCCGCTTCGACATCTACGACCCCTTCCACCCCACCGACGAGGCCTATTCCCCACCGCCCGCCCTGGAGCAGAAGTACGACCCCTTCGAGCCTACCGGCTCCAACCCCAGCTCGTCAGCCGGGACTCCCTCgccggaggaggaggaggaggacgaggaagaggaggaggaggaggaggaagaggaggaaggccTGTCCCAGAGCATCAGCCGTATCTCGGAGACGCTGGCGGGCATCTATGACGACAACAGCCTGAGCCAGGACTTCCCGGGCGATGAGAGCCCCCCGCCGGACCCTCCGCCCCCACAGCCGACGGCAGCGCCTGGAACCCCGCCCCAGGTGGACTCCACACGGGCCGACGGCGCCACCCGCCGGCGCGTCTTCGTGGTGGGCACGGAGGCGGAGGCCTGTCGGGAAGGCACGGTCTCAGTGGAGGTGGTGACGGCGGGAGGCGCTGCCTTCCCACCTGCCTTGCTGCCCCCCGCCGACTCGGAGATCGAGGAGGGCGAGATCGTGCAGCCCGAGGAGGAGCCCAGGGCGGCCCTCTCCTCGCTCTTCCGGTCCAGCAGCCGGGCGCCCCGGCTAGCCCCCACGTCCTCGGCCACTCCTGCTGCAcagcccccgcccccaccgcctGCCGTGCGGGCACCCGAAGGCGACGACTTCCTGTCTCTCCACGCGGAGTCCGACGGCGAGGGGGCCCTACAGGTGGACCTCGGGgagcccgcccccgccccgcccgccgccgACACCCGCTGGGGCAGCCTGGACCTCCGCCGCAAGATCCTGACCCAGCGGCGGGAGCGCTACCGCCAGCGCTCGCCCTCCCCGGCCGCCCCGGCCGCCCCCGCCACCCCAGGCCCGCCCACCCGCAAGAAGTCCAAGCGGGAGCACAAGCGAGGCGGCGGGGAGGCCAAGGAGGCCTCGTCCTCCTGCAGTACCCAgcccgccccgccggcccccgcCGCCTCCTGGGACTCCAAGAAGCACCGCTCACGGGACCGCAAGCCCGGCTCGCACGCCTCGTCCTCCGCTCGCCGCCGCTCCCGCTCCCGCTCTGCCCGCCGCCGCTCCCGCTCCCGCAGCGCTGAGCGCCGCCGGGGCGGTAGCCGGAGGTCGCGGTCCCGGGagaagcggcggcggcggcggcgctcggcctccccacccccggccacctcctcgtcctcctcctccaggcGCGAGCGGCACCGTGGCAAGCACCGGGACGGTGGTAGcagcaagaagaagaagaagcgGTCACGGTCGCGGGGCGAGAAGCGGTCCGGGGAGGCGGGGGACAAGGCCCTGACGCCCGCCCAGCAGCCCTTGGGGCCCACCTCGGGCGGGGAGCGCGACAGCCGCCGCCGGGGGGCCGTGCCGCCCTCCATCCAGGACCTCACGGACCACGACCTCTTCGCCATCAAGCGGACCATCACGGTGGGCCGGCCTGACAAGCCCGACCCCCGGGGTGCCTCGCCCGCCCCCACCTCGCCGCCCAAACGCGAGGTCCTGTACGACTCGGAGGGGCTGAGTGGCGAGGAGCGGGGCGGCAAAGGCAGCGAGAAGGACCGGCGCCGGGCGGgggctgcctcctcctcctcgtcctccCGGGAGAAGGGGTCACGGCGGAAGGCGCTGGACGTGGGTGACCGGgacagggacagggacagggCATCCAAGAAAGCCCGGCCCCCCAAGGAGGCGGCACCCCCCTCGGGGCCCCCACCAAAGCCCCCGGTCAGCAGCGGCTCAGGCTCCTCGTCCTCGTCGTCCTCCTGTTCCTCTCGGAAGGTGAAGCTGCAGTCCAAGGTGGCTGTGCTGATCCGCGAGGGCGTCAGCAGCACCACGCCCGCCAAGGAGGCCGCCGCCGCCAGCCTGGGCTCCATTGGTGTCAAGTTCAGCCGCGACCGCGAGAGCCGCTCTCCCTTCCTCAAGCCTGACGAGCGGGCCCCGGCCGAGGTGGCCAAAGTAGCTCCGGGCAGCACCAAACCCAAAAAGACCAAGGTCAAGGCCAAGGCCGGGGCCAAGAAAGCTAAGGGGACCAAGGGGAAGACCAAGCCTTCCAAGACCAGGAAAAAGGTGCGGAGCAGTGGGAGCGGCGGGGGCAGTGGCGGCCCCATGCTGCTGAAGAAGTCCAAGGCGGACAGCTGCAGCCAGGCGGCCGGGGCCAAGGGGGCCGAGGAGACCTCCTGGTCTGGCGAGGAGCGGGCGGCCAAGGCCCCCAGCACCCCGCCCCCCAAGGCCGCCCCTCCGCCCCCCGCTCTCACCCCGGACTCTCAGACTGTGGACAGCAGCTGCAAGACGCCCGAGGTCTCCTTCCTGCCCGAGGAGGCGCTCGAGGCAGGTGGGGGTCGTGGTGgggcggaggaggaggaggaggaggagggagaagaagaggaggaggaggagcagcagccggccaccaccaccgccaccagcACGGCCGCCGCCGCCCCCAGCGCTGCCCCCAGCGCGGGCTCCACAGCGGGCGACTCGGGGGCGGAGGACGGCCCGGCCCCCCGCGTCTCCCAACTGCCCACGCTGCCCCCACCCATGCCATGGAACCTGCCAGCCGGTGTGGACTGCACCACCAGCGGCGTCCTGGCCT TGACTGCGCTTCTCTTCAAGATGGAAGAAGCCAACCTGGCTAGCCGGGCGAAGGCCCAGGAGCTGATCCAGGCCACCAACCAG ATCCTCAGCCACAGGAAGCCACCCTCAAGTCTGGGGGTGACACCAGCTCCGATGCCCCCCTCTCTGGGTCTGCCCTCTGGCCCCTCCAGCTACCTGCTTCCCGGCAGCCTCCCCCTGGGGGGCTGTggctccaccccccccacccccacagggcTGGCTGCAGCGTCTGACAAGAGAGAAGGCAGCAGCAGCTCCGAGGGACGTGGGGACACAGACAAG TATCTGAAGAAGCTGCACACGCAGGAGCGGGCGGTCGAGGAGGTAAAACTGGCCATCAAGCCGTACTATCAGAAGAAGGACATCACCAAGGAGGAGTACAAGGACATTCTGAGGAAGGCCGTCCACAAG ATCTGCCACAGCAAAAGCGGGGAGATCAACCCTGTGAAGGTGAGCAACCTGGTGCGAGCCTACGTCCAGCGCTACCGCTACTTCCGCAAGCACGGCCGCAAGCCTGGGGACCCCCCCGGGCCCCCCCGGCCGCCCAAGGAGCCGGGGCCTCCTGACAAGGGTGGGCcaggcctgcccctgccccctctctga